DNA from Gemmatimonadaceae bacterium:
GGCGCGCCACCAATCACGCGTCCATCGGCGGTGACCAGCCACGCGCGATCATCGCCCGAGAGATCGTTCAGCACGCGACGCGCCTCGGCGCGCACGCTGTCAAAGCGCGCGCGACCATCGGCCACGACGCCGCTGCTCATGGAGTTGTCGATGACCAGCGCGAGCGCGACCGGCGCGTGCCCCACGCCAAAGAGCCGCGCGATCGGGCGCGCCGCCGCCAGCGCGAGCGCGAGACAGGCGATGATGCGCAGCAACAGCAGCAACCGATTCTTGAGCTTGAGATCCTTGCTGTGCTCCTGCTCCATCCGCGCGAGATAGCGCACGGCCGGAAAGGCCACCGTGCGGCCGATGCGGCGCCGCAGGAAGTGGACGAGGACGGGGACGCCGGCCAGCAGGCCGAGCGCCAGAAACGCGGGGGCAAGAAACGCCATCAGTGCGCGCTCAGATCATCGCGCCGCGGCCATTCACACCCACCAGATAGCGGAGCGGACGGCCAAACGGTTCATCGGTATACGCCAGCGCATAGCGCGCGCCGGAGCGGGTCATGGCGCCCTTCCAGTCGGCGAGCGCCTCCTGCACGGTCTGACGATAGCTCTGCCGCACTTCGCCGGGCGTGGCCGGCACTTCCGCCTGCGACTCGGGGTCGCGGTAGCGTGCTTCCCCGGCCTCCGGGAAATCCCGCTCGGCGGGGTCCATGATGTGGAGGACCAGCACCTCATGCCCGCGCGCACGCAGCGTCTTGGCGGCGTCGGCCACGGGCGTGGGATCGGTCAGCAGATCGGACAACAGCACCACGAACCCCGGCCGGCGCACCAGCTTGCCGGCGGCCATGAGGGCGTCCTTCACGTTGGAGGCGCGACCGCCGCCGGGCTCGGAGAAGGCCGCGACCAACCGCCGCCACTGGGTCCGCGCCGACCGCGGCGGCACCACATCGCGGAGCTGGGCGTCGAAGCGAATGAGCCCCACCGCATCGCGCTGCCGGAGCAGCAGCAGCGCCATCGCGCTCGCCAGCCGCTCGGCGTAGGCCAGCTTGGTGAGACGCGCCGGATCGCCCGACCACTGCATGGAGGCGCTGACGTCCAGCACCAACATGGCGCGGGCGTTGGTCTCCTCCTCGAAGAGCTTCACCACCCACCGGTCGGCGCGGGCGGCGATGCGCCAGTCGAGGTAGCGCAGGTCGTCCCCGGGCTGGTACTGCCGGTGCTCGGCGAACTCCACGCTGAAGCCCTTCCGCGGCGACCGGTGGAGCCCATTGATGAACCCGTCGACGGTCCACCGGGCCACCAGTTCGAGGTGGCCCAGGGCGGCGAGGACGGCGGGGTCGAGTTCGTCGGCGCGGAGGCTGGACATCTGGGGAGTTTACGCGGGGAGGGAGGGAATTGCTCGGGGGGTGTCGCCGCTTCGCGGCGTTTTGTTGGGGGAACCCCCGAGAACTCAGGGGGAAGAACGTCAGGGGGTGGGGGTCAGGACCGCGGTTTGCGCAGTCCTGACTCCTTCCCCCTGACGTCCTTCCCCCTGAGCTCTCGGGGGTTACTCACCTCGGATATCGGACGCCCGACGGCCGCAGACTACAGGAACCCTCCCCTAACCCACTATCATTGAAGGCTGTACAGCACCGCCACACTATAGGAAGGCCGTTTGAACCTCAGCCACATCCGCAACTTCTGCATCGTTGCCCACATCGATCACG
Protein-coding regions in this window:
- a CDS encoding DUF58 domain-containing protein, whose amino-acid sequence is MSSLRADELDPAVLAALGHLELVARWTVDGFINGLHRSPRKGFSVEFAEHRQYQPGDDLRYLDWRIAARADRWVVKLFEEETNARAMLVLDVSASMQWSGDPARLTKLAYAERLASAMALLLLRQRDAVGLIRFDAQLRDVVPPRSARTQWRRLVAAFSEPGGGRASNVKDALMAAGKLVRRPGFVVLLSDLLTDPTPVADAAKTLRARGHEVLVLHIMDPAERDFPEAGEARYRDPESQAEVPATPGEVRQSYRQTVQEALADWKGAMTRSGARYALAYTDEPFGRPLRYLVGVNGRGAMI